The following proteins are co-located in the Gossypium hirsutum isolate 1008001.06 chromosome A02, Gossypium_hirsutum_v2.1, whole genome shotgun sequence genome:
- the LOC107931656 gene encoding pectinesterase inhibitor 10-like — protein MARQDIVAALIFMAIVGAFVADSSPSLSPSKASSPAKSPSSSFSSSASSPANSPTSSSRSPSSSPSKSSGGAPKSSPAKKGSSSDAESPEDVLSPPSPTTDGEVSDSPTSSPKSNDEFVDNESPKFSNDSPAPEPSNSIKIKAFTGIAGVVVVTEFFFF, from the exons aTGGCCCGCCAAGATATTGTTGCTGCACTTATTTTCATGGCTATTGTTGGGGCGTTTGTCGCCGATTCATCACCTTCGTTATCCCCTTCCAAGGCTTCTTCACCTGCAAAGTCaccatcttcttctttttcttcctcagCTTCCTCTCCTGCCAACTCACCGACATCATCCTCTAGGAGCCCCTCTTCATCACCATCTAAATCTAGTGGAGGAGCACCCAAGTCATCTCCT GCTAAGAAAGGATCCTCTTCTGATGCTGAGTCCCCAGAAGATGTGTTATCCCCTCCTTCACCGACTACCGATGGTGAAGTTTCTGACTCCCCTACTTCTAGCCCTAAAAGCAACGATGAGTTCGTTGATAATGAAAGCCCAAAATTTAGTAACGATAGTCCTGCACCAGAACCTTCTAATTCTATAAAAATCAAAGCCTTCACTGGCATCGCCGGTGTTGTAGTTGTTACCGAATTCTTCTTCTTCTAA
- the LOC107931625 gene encoding exosome complex component RRP43, translated as MGLSNASGDLSTEVEVDAFRCLFPLRFYEKHLLESIRPDARPLGRARETTIALGAVASANGSALAKIGSTTMLAAIKMEVMTPSLETPDEGCIAIDFHMPPICSPIVRPGRPAEAAPVVAKQLSDTILSSGMINLKELSLVSGKAAWMAYLDIYCLDADGALFDTALLSAVAAFSHLEIPVVSLNDDGKIVLSEEQGLSDREPVNKEKRKINLSSIPFSLTCVLHKNYILADPTAEEESIMDTILTVVLDSSSQLVSLHKPGGTVLAYTSAIQDCIALTRQRVKELQKILEEAISGMEVD; from the exons ATGGGATTATCAAATGCGAGCGGTGACTTGTCAACTGAAGTTGAGGTAGATGCTTTCAGGTGCCTCTTTCCCCTTCGTTTCTATGAGAAACATCTTTTAGAGTCTATACGTCCTGATGCTCGTCCGCTTGGAAGAGCAAGAGAAACCACCATTGCCCTTG GGGCTGTTGCATCTGCTAATGGTTCAGCACTTGCAAAAATTGGTTCAACT ACTATGTTGGCTGCTATCAAAATGGAGGTCATGACCCCTTCATTGGAAACACCGGATGAGGGTTGTATAG cTATTGATTTCCACATGCCTCCAATTTGTTCTCCAATTGTTAGGCCTGGCAGACCGGCTGAGGCAGCACCAGTCGTGGCAAAGCAGTTGTCAGACACTATTTTAAG CTCTGGCATGATCAATTTGAAAGAACTGTCCTTGGTTAGTGGAAAAGCTGCTTGGATGGCATATTTG GACATATACTGTTTGGATGCTGATGGTGCTCTTTTTGACACTGCATTACTCTCAGCTGTTGCTGCCTTTTCTCACT TGGAAATCCCGGTGGTATCTCTCAACGATGATGGAAAGATCGTTTTATCAGAGGAACAAGGACTATCTGACAGGGAACCAGTCAataaggagaagagaaaaattaaTCTGAGCAGCATTCCGTTTTCGTTGACATGTGTACTTCATAAGAACTACATTTTGGCAGATCCTACTGCCGAGGAAGAATCTATTATGGACACGATTTTAACCGTGGTTTTAGATTCATCTAGTCAACTCGTCTCACTTCATAAACCAGGTGGAACAGTTCTAGCGTATACATCAGCTATCCAG GACTGCATTGCATTAACACGGCAAAGGGTGAAGGAACTCCAAAAGATTCTAGAGGAAGCCATTTCTGGTATGGAGGTTGACTAA